The Chlorocebus sabaeus isolate Y175 chromosome 1, mChlSab1.0.hap1, whole genome shotgun sequence genome includes a region encoding these proteins:
- the FJX1 gene encoding four-jointed box protein 1: MGRRMRGAAATAGLWLLALGSLLVLWGGLLPPRAELPASRPPEDRLPRRPARSGGPAPAPRFPLPPPLAWDSRGGSLKTFRALLTLAAGADGPPRQSPGERRWHVPAGQPRPEESAAVHGGVFWSRGLEEQVPRGFSEAQAAAWLEAARGARVVALERGGCGRSSNRLARFADGTRACVRYGINPEQIQGEALSYYLARLLGLQRHVPPLALARVEARGAQWAQVQEELRAAHWTEGSVVSLTRWLPNLTDVVVPAPWRSEDGRLRPLRDAGGELANLSQAELVDLVQWTDLILFDYLTANFDRLVSNLFSLQWDPRVMQRATSNLHRGPGGALVFLDNEAGLVHGYRVAGMWDKYNEPLLQSVCVFRERTARRVLELHRGQDAAARLLRLYRRHEPRFPELAALADPHAQLLQRRLDFLAKHILHCKAKYGHRSGT, from the coding sequence ATGGGCAGGAGGATGCGGGGCGCCGCCGCCACCGCGGGGCTCTGGCTGCTGGCGCTGGGCTCTCTGCTGGTGCTGTGGGGAGGGCTCCTGCCGCCGAGGGCCGAGCTGCCCGCCTCCCGGCCGCCCGAAGACCGACTCCCACGGCGCCCGGCCCGGAGCGGCGGCCCCGCGCCCGCGCCTCGCTTCCCTTTGCCCCCGCCCCTGGCGTGGGACTCCCGCGGCGGCTCCCTGAAAACTTTCCGGGCGCTGCTCACCCTGGCGGCCGGCGCGGACGGCCCGCCCCGGCAGTCTCCGGGCGAGCGCAGGTGGCACGTGCCAGCCGGGCAGCCCCGGCCGGAGGAGAGCGCCGCGGTGCACGGGGGCGTCTTCTGGAGCCGCGGCCTGGAGGAGCAGGTGCCCCGGGGCTTTTCGGAGGCCCAGGCGGCGGCGTGGCTGGAGGCGGCTCGCGGCGCCCGGGTGGTGGCCCTGGAGCGCGGGGGTTGCGGGCGCAGCTCCAACCGACTGGCCCGTTTTGCCGACGGCACCCGCGCCTGCGTGCGCTACGGCATCAACCCGGAGCAGATTCAGGGCGAGGCCCTGTCCTACTACCTGGCGCGCCTGCTGGGCCTCCAGCGCCACGTGCCGCCGCTGGCACTGGCCCGGGTGGAGGCTCGGGGCGCGCAGTGGGCGCAGGTGCAGGAGGAGCTGCGCGCTGCGCACTGGACCGAGGGCAGCGTGGTGAGCCTGACGCGCTGGCTGCCCAACCTCACAGACGTGGTGGTGCCCGCACCCTGGCGCTCGGAGGACGGCCGTCTGCGCCCCCTCCGGGACGCCGGGGGTGAGCTGGCCAACCTCAGCCAGGCGGAGCTCGTGGACCTAGTACAATGGACCGACTTAATTCTCTTCGACTACCTGACAGCCAACTTCGACCGGCTCGTAAGCAACCTCTTCAGCCTGCAGTGGGACCCGCGCGTCATGCAGCGCGCCACCAGCAACCTGCACCGCGGTCCCGGCGGGGCGCTGGTCTTTCTGGACAACGAGGCGGGCTTGGTGCACGGCTACCGGGTGGCAGGCATGTGGGACAAGTATAACGAGCCGCTGTTGCAGTCAGTGTGCGTGTTCCGCGAGCGGACCGCGCGGCGCGTCCTGGAGCTGCACCGCGGACAGGACGCCGCGGCCCGGCTGCTGCGCCTCTACCGGCGCCACGAGCCTCGCTTCCCCGAGCTGGCCGCGCTTGCCGACCCCCACGCTCAGCTGCTACAGCGCCGCCTCGACTTCCTCGCCAAGCACATTTTGCACTGTAAGGCCAAGTACGGCCACCGGTCTGGGACTTAG